The Styela clava chromosome 2, kaStyClav1.hap1.2, whole genome shotgun sequence genome contains a region encoding:
- the LOC120336791 gene encoding lysosome membrane protein 2-like, with product MAKEGVTKCEVLSFILSGILIIGGIALLVSRFPQKFAGWQIQDQLIISPNSSIVNAWENPEVPCYMKFYVYNVTNGKEFMNGEKPILEEHGPYTYRMVSPRFDIKFYVNDTVSFRSNHTLYFEPGMSNGSEDDVLFHINLPIVKVSESVQSSSISPLLRQFKVPDKLVKLVGKEDLIVAHTVKEIIFGYDEPMMKLASNILAWFGKDLDPTFGPFHEFNNTDDGLFLVGTGRKNFSTFNVIDRWNGKKLLSYWTTKYANMINGTDGSFLRPNVKRNQTRYTYLPQMQRAAKLEYEQDTTVKSVRTYRYHFANDLLGNITEQPDNAGFCVPEGNCFDSGVLNVGRGDAPIFLSLPHFYLGSENLQNGVVGLSPNKTLHDSFFHTEPLTGAVMRSQERLQINAHVTKSDYFEQLRQVQPVFFPYFWISAEELVNDDIALNLLHAMKVVDFACYLGYIIIFIGLVILGATLAKLYVRRRSTLSRDEEPLISDDHAENA from the exons ATGGCAAAAGAAGGTGTCACTAAATGCGAAG TTCTTTCCTTTATCCTGAGCGGAATTCTCATTATCGGAGGAATAGCTTTGCTGGTTTCTCGTTTCCCACAGAAGTTTGCAGGATGGCAGATTCAAGATCAGCTCATCATTTCTCCGAATTCGTCAATAGTAAATGCCTGGGAGAATCCTGAAGTACCGTGTTACATGAAATTCTACGTCTATAATGTTACCAACGGAAAAGAATTCATGAACGGTGAAAAACCTATTTTGGAAGAACATGGCCCTTACACCTACCGCATGGTATCGCCTCgttttgatataaaattttatGTGAATGATACAGTGTCTTTTCGAAGTAACCATACGTTATATTTTGAACCCGGCATGTCGAATGGCTCCGAAGATGACGTACTATTCCATATTAATCTTCCAATAGTGAAAGTAAGCGAGTCGGTACAGTCATCATCCATATCTCCGCTTTTGAGGCAATTCAAAGTTCCTGACAAACTCGTAAAGCTCGTAGGAAAAGAAGACCTCATAGTAGCACACACGGTGAAGGAGATCATCTTTGGTTACGACGAGCCAATGATGAAATTGGCCAGTAATATATTAGCCTGGTTCGGTAAAGATCTCGACCCTACTTTCGGTCCTTTTCATGAATTTAACAACACTGACGACGGACTATTTTTAGTGGGTACAGGTAGAAAAAACTTCTCCACTTTCAACGTGATTGACCGATGGAACGGGAAAAAATTGCTTTCGTATTGGACGACCAAATATGCAAACATGATAAATGGAACAGACGGTTCATTTTTACGACCAAATGTTAAACGGAACCAGACCAGATATACATACTTACCGCAAATGCAACGAGCCGCAAAGTTGGAATATGAACAGGACACAACTGTCAAAAGTGTTCGAACTTATAGATATCATTTTGCGAACGACTTATTGGGTAACATTACCGAACAGCCAGACAACGCTGGATTTTGCGTCCCAGAGGGCAATTGTTTTGATTCCGGCGTTTTGAACGTTGGAAGAGGCGATGCGCCAATATTTCTGTCTCTTCCTCATTTTTATTTGGGGTCGGAAAACTTACAAAATGGAGTCGTAGGGCTATCACCAAACAAGACATTGCACGACTCCTTCTTTCACACCGAACCGCTCACTGGAGCCGTAATGCGTTCGCAGGAGAGGTTGCAAATCAATGCTCACGTTACGAAGTCGGATTATTTTGAACAACTGAGACAAGTTCAACCTGtgttttttccatatttttggATTTCCGCAGAAGAATTGGTCAATGATGACATCGCCCTGAATCTGCTACATGCTATGAAAGTTGTCGATTTTGCTTGCTACCTGGGttacataataatatttattggaCTTGTCATTCTGGGAGCAACATTGGCTAAGTTGTACGTGCGACGTAGGTCTACGTTATCCCGCGATGAAGAACCGCTCATTTCCGATGATCATGCCGAAAACGCTTAg